GGTTGCTGCCGCCTCACGAAGCGGCGATGTCCTGATCCTTGATCAAATGCGATCTGAGGAACCGCACAAAGGGTAACATGAAAGTCATCAAACCGGAAAAGTTCACATTGCAGTTTGACCCGCGTTTTGATTTATGGCGATAAACTGATTTCAGACATGGAATTCTCAGGGAGATTGAGTGATGACGTCGATGCAGGATCGCGAAAAGGCCTTCGAAGCAAAGTTTGCGATGGACGAAGAGCTGAGGTTCAAGGCTGAAGCGCGTCGCAACAAGCTGCTCGGCCTGTGGGCCGCCGGCCTGCTCGGCAAGGCCGACGCCGACGCCTATGCCAGCGAAGTGGTGGCTGCAGATTTCGAAGAAGCCGGCCATGAAGATGTCGTTCGCAAGATCAAGGCGGATTTCGATGCGGCAGGCGTTGCCCAGAGCGAGGAGCAGATCCGCGTGCGGATGCTCGAACTGCTCGGCGAAGC
The nucleotide sequence above comes from Ensifer sp. PDNC004. Encoded proteins:
- a CDS encoding ATPase inhibitor subunit zeta, which produces MTSMQDREKAFEAKFAMDEELRFKAEARRNKLLGLWAAGLLGKADADAYASEVVAADFEEAGHEDVVRKIKADFDAAGVAQSEEQIRVRMLELLGEAVQQLQSK